TGTTTGTGTATAGACGACTATAGTAGTGTGTACATAATACTATGACTGATCCAAAGGCAAAGAGACACGTTACTATCTGATTCGACCGGTTCCACGGACGTGCGGTGAACCATATCGATTAATCCGGTTATTATCTGAACCACCACCGCTTCGCTTACGCTTCTCTTCTTTTGGTTCGTCTCTCATAGTCCTCACGATTTCTAACTCTCTGAGTACTTCGTCCATGGGCGGTCGGTTCTTCGGGTCCTCCTCCACACACCGTAGAATGAGTGCTGCAGTTCTGATCACAGCCGAAATTGGATACTTGTGCTCGAGCCGTGGGTCCATCATTTTCTGGATCTTCTTTTTCTGTGTCAAACCCGGTTTAGCCCATTCCACGAGATTCAGCTGCAGAGGTGGTCGGTTTGGGTCGAGTGCTCTTAGACCGGTTAATATCTCTAAGAGGACAACTCCAAATCCGTAAACATCACTCCGTACGTATAAATGACCTATATAACACGAAACAAAACATTTAATGTAATCCAAGATTCAAATAAACTATATACTTATTCAAAACATCAATTACACATGCTGTCGTATAACTGCACGTTTTTATTACCTGACGCCATGTACTCGGGAGCTGCATAGCCTTGTGTGCCCATGACACGTGTGGTCACGTGAGAGAATCCATTGATCGGACCAAGTTTGGCTAGACCGAAGTCAGAAAGCTTGGCATTGAAGTTCTGAATGAAACGGCAACAAATTAATTTGTTAGCCTAAAAATAAGGACAAGTCTTAGAAGAAACACGCATGGAGTAACGTGTGGGAGCTAGAGATGACAAAGAAACGACATACGGAATCAAGAAGAATGTTGGAAGCCTTAAAGTCTCTGTAAATAACACTCTTCTCGGAGTTATGCAAGAAGTTAAGTCCTTGAGCTGCTTCAATGGCTATTTTCAAACGTGTGTCCCATGTCAACGCCTCTCCTTCTGCATTCACATTTACATGCACACACAAATGATATAAAGATATGTATAAGGTTGTCAAAAAGAAAAAGGATGTATAAAATAAGGTGATTGATGGTTGAGTGAAATCGTACTTGAGAAGAGGTGATTTTCAAGGCTTCCTTTGGGCAAATACTCGTACACCAAGAGGAACTGATTCTCTTCCCAGCAATAGCCCAAAAGCTTGACAAGATTTGGATGGTGAAACTTCCCTAAGAATTTCACTTCACACTGCAATTTACAATATATAAAATTTCTTTATTTATTTATTCGATTTTGTAGGTTTGGAGACTTGGAGTTATTCAGGAGTCCAGCATGTCTCAAACATATTTGAAAAGTCAAATGGTCAAAGCTATCTATCATCATTTCTTGTCGAAAATCAGGTCAAGATTTACTATTTATTTGTTGATAAACAAGATTATTTGTTTCATTTTTGTCACAAGTCAATATTACATATTCTATTTATAAATATAAATATATAAACAAGGTCATGAATGTTGACCCTTTTTATTCGATATTGTAGCTATGACGGAAATTTCTTGCTGGGGACAATACACAAAGAAGAAAATAATTTCCACGCATCAACAGAAGAAAGCATCCAACCATATCATTAAATATTTATGTTCATATCATTGATTATTATATACCTATTGTTTTTCTTGATTGACTAGTACGGTTATGTGATAATCCATTGAACTCTTCTTCTTTTTGGCGTAATGTTGTATTGACTTCTTCTTCTTTTAAATGATTAAAATGTATTTTCAAATACAATTATGTGTAACACGCCACTGAATTATTAATACCATATACGTTTTGTTGTAACTTTTTGTTAGTGACAAATAAACCCTAAATTGATTAGTTGTACAAATAACTCCTAAATTAGTACGTAGTGCCAAATTTACAGCATATGATTTATTCGACTAATAAGTACTACTAAATCCATAAGTATGTTTCAAAAACTATCATTTAGATTGATCAACCTGGCAACTAAGTTATAATTAGTAAACTAAGATGTTTCCAGAGAATGTTTTTAGACTCTACTTTTATTTCATCTGATGTCCAAAAAGTTATAATCTATTTATGTACTTGTGCTTATACCTTTAATACTCCTTCTGTTTTGAACAGTATATAATTTTTGTTTAAATTAGATGGTATTTTCTATTTTAGTGTGAAATTTATTAACTTTTATATTTTATGACTATTTATATTATTCATTTTCTTTTTATTAATTAAAATACGTTCAGTTTGATAATTAATGATTTTTTTATTCATAAAAGTAAAAGTTAAATATATTTTCATTTATGTGTTTAATTTTAAAACATCAAGTAATAACAGTATAAACAATCATTATTTAAAACGACCAGACTACTACTTTTTGTTACTTCTTTCATAAATAGTTGCAAGTTTCACTAACTTTTCTCCAGTTTAAATGCACAAATGATATTTCCAATCTATTATGTGAGTATTATTGCCTGAATTAGAAACTATTAATGATTTCAATGCAAAATGAAAATGAAAAAGGAAATAAAAAGTGGAGTAATTACTTGCCTGCCATTCATGTAAGCCTTGAGCACTATCAGGGTTTGATTTCTTAACGGCTACCGGTATTCCGACACCGGGCTTCGACGGAGCTAACGTCTTCTCGTCGAGCCATCCTTTGAAAACCTGTCCGAACCCGCCTTCTCCGATCATAGACTCCGGCCGGAAATTCTTCGTCGCCGTCCTGAGATTCTCCAGTAAAAACATCTTCAGATTCGGCGTCACTATCTTCCCGCTCGGCGGCACTGCCTTCTTCCGCATACCCAACTTCTCCACCGGCTTTGACGGTGGAGTATCCACGGGGCTCGGCGTCTCCTGCGGTTTTTCACGAGATGGGTCATCGACAGGTCTCGGCGTCTCCTGCGGTCTGTCACGAGTTGTTTGCCGTCCTGTTTCCGCCGCCGGAAACTTTGGTTTCAACCCTCTAGCCGGCGACTTTGCGACCAACGGCGGCGGAAGCTTTGTGTTTACTGGACTTTGCACATGTCTCATCACTGTCGGATCAATAGTTAGATTGAAACTTTACTAAAGAGGTTGGCTTTAAACGAAATGATGAAAATAGAGCAAAGCATTGACATTTTCAAAGTTGAAGCCTTTCTCTGTTCTTCTTAATTCAACAACTCAAAAAAAACTTCGGAATCACTGGAAAATAGAAACAGAGAGATGGGTATGTGTATGAACCTGGGAGGGGCTTGGTGGAGGCAGGACTCTGTTCGTGTCGAACGCTAGAAGATCCACAAGGACAGAAGTTCCCCATCACACAAAACAAGTTTTGACTTTGCTCTTTTTTGGGTTTATCTTCTTTATGATCACATAAGATTAAAGATAGCCTTTGCTCCAAGTGTCTCCTTTCTTCCTTCCTTTTCTGGGGATTTTAACTGAAAGATGGAGGAAGGAGGCTAGAAACAGAGAGGAAAGATACCAAGCAAAACTCTTCAGGGAAATATATATATATATATATATTTTTTTTTTTTATTATTATTATTATTTATTTCGATAAAAAGGCGTCTATTTATTTGATTTTTTTTCATGGTTATATAGCAGACCCTTGATATTTTTTTATTACCAGTATTTTCAACGTTAATTATCATGTTTCATACTTGTTGGTTGCACAAAAATAAATATTTATTACGTTTTCTCATTTCTTTTCTTTGCAATTATAATGTCCACTGCCCAAAGGTACATGTTGGTCTAAAAGACCTGGAAACTTTAACCAAAAAATATTATAATGGATCTTACTTATATGTATCAAATAACATTTAATAATTGAATAGTTATTGGTGAGATGAACTGAATAAAATTGTCATAAAATAATTATAAGATATAGTTTAACAGGTTAGTCATGTTTTATTTTTCTTATTATACCTTAACCACATTAGCTATATATATACCAAAATCATTTTTCTAAACACAAGCAAACATAAAATTTAGTAAATAATAGAATTTATATATGGTATATAACGAAACCATGTTTTTACACATGATCAATAAAAAAGTGGTATTTTTATTTAATTTTTATGGAACTTCCTTTATCTCTGCGTGGCTGATTGAGTCTTTTGTGAATATGAGTTTCTGTATTGTAAAGGTCGGGTTCAAAAAATGGAACAGAAAGAGGTTGCTATTTGTAAATGGTTTGGGTCGCAGATCGGGAAGCAGTCGCAGCTAGAAAAGTCGACATTTATATATTTATTTTCCTTTTTCTATGGGTAAGATAATGTTGTTAAATTATGTTTATACTGAGTTAGGTTGCATTCGACTAAAGTAATTACATAAAGTTCAGAAGATACAACATAAAGATGATTGCTTGTTTTTCTTAATACCGTAGGTTATCTAGAAAAAATAACACGGCGCTAAACTTCTTAGTACAAATACAATCATTAACATGATTGCTTGTATATATAGGTAAATACAATCATTAACATGATTGCTTGTATATATAGGTATTTACCTAATTCATTATAACTTGTTACCTAATTCATTATAACTTGTTCGCATACCAAATTCCCGTTAACATGGACTATGCCGATCATATACGTCACTTTAATGACGTAACAATCGGAGTAAAATACACAGAAATTCAGATATCGAGTTTGTCATAAATGAAAACAAATTTAAGATATTAAAAATGAGTATTTATTGATTTATTTGAAAAAAATATTGGGTTTATACGTGTGAAAACAGAACAATGAAATATTAGAAGCAAAAAGAAAAGCTTCATTGTCAATTTGTCATATAAGTGATAGTGTATATGTCGTGGTTATAGCGCAAGAAGGTGGAAAAGGAAGAAAATTAAAGCGTTAAAAAAAAAAAAAAACTAGGAGTAAAGTTTTTCATTTGTCTAGGGTAGAGAAAAATATTACTTTACATTTTTTTTTATCTTTTTGGAGTAAATAAGCTGAAAGACAATTTTATCTGATTAGTAGAAAAAATGGAGTAACTCAGCTTAAAAGAACATTTACTCCATGGATGTTATTCAGTCACACTCATAATGAAAACCCTATAAAATATCAGTGGTGGGAAGAAGTCAAACAAGAAGAAGTGGGCGGGTCCGAATGCACATGTGACAGTATATATAAACGGAATCTTATAAGGAAGGTGGAAAATGAGGGTCAAAACCTTATATCTTGGGATCATCTTTTTACAAACTATGCATGTGGAAACAATGAGCATGATACTTGCCAATTTCATAGTTACAAATGACAAACGCGGTTCCAAATAAAGCTTTAGATATGCTTAACATAGTAACAAGACATTCCGACCGATGCAGAGGGTTTCGATTTGATTTTTATTTAATTTTTGTTTCACTAAGATTATCTTTTAACGAGCTCACGATTAAAACGTTGGCAGATGTTATTTTATCTATACTATTAAAAGAGAAGTCATGACTTATTTCATGTGTGATATTTTAAATGGACTATCCCTAAAAAGTTGCTTACATTATTTTTTTTGTATTTTCTTAACAATATCCTAACAAGATATTTAATCTATACTATTAAAAGAGAAGTCATGACTTATTTCATGTGTGATATTTTAAATGGACCATCCCTAGAAAGTTGATTACATTATTTTTTTTGTATTTTCTTAACAATATCCTAACAAGATATTTAATTATATTTTTATTCCACCCAATCATGACTTATTTCATGTGTGATATTTTAAATGGACNNNNNNNNNNNNNNNNNNNNNNNNNNNNNNNNNNNNNNNNNNNNNNNNNNNNNNNNNNNNNNNNNNNNNNNNNNNNNNNNNNNNNNNNNNNNNNNNNNNNNNNNNNNNNNNNNNNNNNNNNNNNNNNNNNNNNNNNNNNNNNNNNNNNNNNNNNNNNNNNNNNNNNNNNNNNNNNNNNNNNNNNNNNNNNNNNNNNNNNNNNNNNNNNAATAAATATTTTTTAAGAAAGTTCTAAAAAATCTTTTTAAAATATTTTCAGAATAAATTTAAATCTTATATCCATAAGTAATTAATTTTAATTTTAGTTATCATAAACTGTAATTAGAAATTAAAAATTATTTTAGTTTTGATTTATATATGAAAATGTAAAATTATGTAAAGTATTATAATTATATATTCACTGATAATAACACTCTAAACTGATAAATTTTCAAAAATAAAATTTACAAAGATTTTGTTAGAAATATTCATTTCTATTTCAAATTAAAAGAATATATTTTATCCAACTTAGTGTATTTCTCAAATATGATATTTACTACAAACATATTTTGAAGTACAATGTATTATAGTTTTTCTTTAAAAGAAATTCTTTACAGTATCTTAAAAATATATTTTCTACTATATAGATCCAATTTAATTTGCTTTCATATAAATTTAAAATAAAAAGTATGTAAAGTAATATTGTTACATAATAAAGTTTCCAAAATAATTTTTGTTACAAAAACATAAAATTTATAGTAATAATATATAAGCTACGTAAACATAGCTATTATAGAATTACATAATATATAACACTAAATTACGTTAAGTTATTGGTAAATTTTGTTATATAAACTAAAATATTTTAGTATATAAATAAAAAAAACCCGCACGGCTGTGCGGGTCAAGATCTAGTTCTTCTTAAACCATAAACTGGAATATGCAAATAGAATATCTATATCGATGGGAAATAATGTGTAGATCGGGTTAAGTAGTGAGATCAAGTTGACATAAAATATTAGAATCCGCGTAATTCACTCGTCACCTACTTGCATTTACTTTATTTATTTGTTTATTTTTCTTGCGAGAAAAACCTAAATAATTTCACGGTTGACTATACGTATGTCACATTCTTACATTTATTTGGAA
This genomic interval from Brassica oleracea var. oleracea cultivar TO1000 chromosome C2, BOL, whole genome shotgun sequence contains the following:
- the LOC106320808 gene encoding probable serine/threonine-protein kinase NAK — encoded protein: MGNFCPCGSSSVRHEQSPASTKPLPVMRHVQSPVNTKLPPPLVAKSPARGLKPKFPAAETGRQTTRDRPQETPRPVDDPSREKPQETPSPVDTPPSKPVEKLGMRKKAVPPSGKIVTPNLKMFLLENLRTATKNFRPESMIGEGGFGQVFKGWLDEKTLAPSKPGVGIPVAVKKSNPDSAQGLHEWQCEVKFLGKFHHPNLVKLLGYCWEENQFLLVYEYLPKGSLENHLFSKGEALTWDTRLKIAIEAAQGLNFLHNSEKSVIYRDFKASNILLDSNFNAKLSDFGLAKLGPINGFSHVTTRVMGTQGYAAPEYMASGHLYVRSDVYGFGVVLLEILTGLRALDPNRPPLQLNLVEWAKPGLTQKKKIQKMMDPRLEHKYPISAVIRTAALILRCVEEDPKNRPPMDEVLRELEIVRTMRDEPKEEKRKRSGGGSDNNRINRYGSPHVRGTGRIR